In the Arthrobacter sp. CDRTa11 genome, AGCTCAGCGACCGGCTGGGCCTCTCCCGGAGCTCCCTGCGCGAGGCAGTCAAGGCATTGGAGCTCATCAAGGTGCTGGACGTCAGGCGCGGGGACGGCACCTATGTCACCAGCCTGGACGCGAAGCTGCTCAACGAGGCCGTGGCTTTTGTGGTGGAACTTCATCAGGACAAGTCCATCCTTGAGCTCTTCGAGGTCCGACGTATTCTCGAACCCGCCACCGCTTTTATCGCCACCGGCAAGATCGGGGCCGGCGAACTCCTTGAACTGAGCGCCACCATGGAGGGCATCGACGAGAACACCGACGTGGAGGAACTGGTCGCCCATGACCTGGAGTTCCACCGCATCATCAGCAGGGCCGCGGGCAACGCGTATTTGGAAAGCCTGCTGGATGCCCTGTCCGGCAGCACGGTGCGGGCCCGCATCTGGCGCGGGCTCACGCAGGACCGCGCAGTTGCGCACACCCTTGCCGAACACAAGGCCATTGCCGATGCCCTTGAACGCGGCGACGCGGAACTTGTCAGGGCGCTTGTAACCGTCCACATCAGCGGCGTCGAGAGCTGGCTGAGGCAGGCACTCTAAAGAGGGAACAGAAAAGGCCCGCTGCGTCAGCAGCGGGCCTTTCCCATCCCATCAGACTGCGCCAGCCCGGCAGGATGCTGCCGGGCTGGCTGGCTGGTTGGCAGGACCTACTGGTAGAGGTTCGGTTTGATCTTCTCCGAGTCAATGTTCGTGGCGTCGTACCAGTAGAACCCGGTATCCACCACCTTCTCCAGCTTGTCGCCCTTGATCGCGGCTACCGCAGCCTTCACGGTTTCATAGCCGATTCCCACCGGGTTCTGCGTCACGGCACCTGCCATTAGACCGGACCGGATGGCGTCGATCTGGGCTTTGCCCGAATCGAAGCCGACAATGGTCAGCTTGCCTTTGAGGCCAAGTTCCTCCACAGCCTTGACCACGCCGATGGCCGAACCCTCATTGGTGCCGTACATGCCCTTCAGGTTGGGGT is a window encoding:
- a CDS encoding FadR/GntR family transcriptional regulator, with translation MAVTDEAIGKIKDMLLRGELKAGDRLPPEKELSDRLGLSRSSLREAVKALELIKVLDVRRGDGTYVTSLDAKLLNEAVAFVVELHQDKSILELFEVRRILEPATAFIATGKIGAGELLELSATMEGIDENTDVEELVAHDLEFHRIISRAAGNAYLESLLDALSGSTVRARIWRGLTQDRAVAHTLAEHKAIADALERGDAELVRALVTVHISGVESWLRQAL